The following nucleotide sequence is from Cellulosilyticum sp. I15G10I2.
GCGCAACGGAGTAGTACATCATGTCTGACCACCTTCACTTGCTTCTATTAATTCATGTAACTTTGCCATAGCCTCCCTTAATCCGCCTACTTCATCAATTATCTTTTCTTCTACAGCTTCCTTACCAACTAATATAGTCCCTACATCTCTCGCAAGTTTACCAACATCTAACATTAGTTCTCTAAAACGTGATTCAGATATATGAGAGTTTTTAGAAACAAAGGCTACAATTCTTTCTTGCATTTGATCGAAAAACTCAAAGGTTTGCTGCACGCCTATAATGGTACCATTCATTCTAACAGGGTGAATGGTCATAGTTGCAGTAGGGGTAATGAAAGAATAATTTGAAGAAACCGCAATAGGTACACCTATTGAGTGAGCACCTCCTAAAACTAAAGAAACAACTGGTTTACTAACAGATGCAATAAGTTCTGCAAGTGCAAGCCCTGCTTCAACATCTCCTCCTACTGTATTTAAAATAACAAGCACCCCCTTAACTTTGGCATTATCACATAGTCCTACAATTTGAGGAATAAGATGCTCATATTTTGTAGTTTTATTTTGAGGAGGCAAGCTGACATGACCTTCTACTTGCCCGATAATAGTCAGACAGTGAATAGGGCTTTCTTCTTCAGCAGCATGTGAGGGCAGCTGACCAAGTTCTTTGATACTCTCAATGGCATCACTGGAATTATTGTCTTCTTGCACATTATCGTCTTTGTTTTGGTTTTCATCTTTATCTAAATTTTCTTTTTTCTTAGACATAGTTATTTCCTTTCGCATAGTATTTAAGCTTAGTATGCAAAAAAAACTGTATCTTCATACCCTATTTACACTTAAACAATATGCCCATAACTTGCCAAAAATTTAAAGCAAAAACTCATCGTGCAGCGCACTAACCGCACGGCTTACATTATCTTGCCTGATTAAACAGCCTATGGTTGTCAAAGAATCGGCTGTCTGAAGAATTTCGATATGTGCTTTTTGAAGCGCTTTTACAATTCTAGCCATTACACCGGGGACGCCTGTCATTCTTTCTCCAATAACAGTGACTTTTGCACAATCTTCTAAAAGTGTATACTGATGATGACTATTTTTTAATAATGTCTCGAGTGCTGCTTGATGTTGCCTGTCTACTGTAAATACTTTATACTGCGGAAAGATGTTAATAAGATCAATACTAATATTTTGTGTTGCAATAAGATCTAATAAATGTTGATCATCTACTTCAATATCCTGAATCGTAAACTGTACTCTGTCACTTCTATGGGCAATACTTGTAATAAGATGATGATTATTCTTACCATTAACAATTTTTGCCATTTGAGTAATACAAGTTCCTACTTCGTCTGTAAAGGTGTTTTTTATAATTAGTGGAATATTGCTACGCATAGCATACTCAACAGCTCGTGGATGAATAACCTTAGCCCCACTGTCAGCCATCTGAAAAACTTCATTATAACTTATCGCAGGAATAATTTTTGCTTTATCACAAACTCTAGGATCTGCTGTCATAATACCATCTACATCTGTATAGATTTCGATGCGGCTAGCTTTTAACCCCGCTGCTAATAATGCCGCGGTTGTATCGCTGCCTCCACGACCAAGCGTTGTAATCTCCCCGTCTTTACTCATACCTTGAAATCCTGCAATGACTGGGATTGTATTTTGTTCGATACAAGCTAAAATGGGGTCTGGATGTGTATAGAGTAAATCTGCATTTTTATGATGCGTATCTGTTATAATACCTGCTTGACCGCCTGTTAATGCTTTTGCCTTATAACCCTTATTTGTAAGCAATGTTGCAATAACCACTGCAGCAATTATTTCACCGCATGAAAGCAATAGATCATATTCTCTATCCATAATACTTCCTACATGGGAAGTAACAAAATCAAGTAAGGTATCTG
It contains:
- a CDS encoding ClpP family protease, with amino-acid sequence MSKKKENLDKDENQNKDDNVQEDNNSSDAIESIKELGQLPSHAAEEESPIHCLTIIGQVEGHVSLPPQNKTTKYEHLIPQIVGLCDNAKVKGVLVILNTVGGDVEAGLALAELIASVSKPVVSLVLGGAHSIGVPIAVSSNYSFITPTATMTIHPVRMNGTIIGVQQTFEFFDQMQERIVAFVSKNSHISESRFRELMLDVGKLARDVGTILVGKEAVEEKIIDEVGGLREAMAKLHELIEASEGGQT
- the dapG gene encoding aspartate kinase yields the protein MNIIVQKFGGTSVATDESRERVVGKVIAAKTARDFPVVVVSAIGRKGSPYATDTLLDFVTSHVGSIMDREYDLLLSCGEIIAAVVIATLLTNKGYKAKALTGGQAGIITDTHHKNADLLYTHPDPILACIEQNTIPVIAGFQGMSKDGEITTLGRGGSDTTAALLAAGLKASRIEIYTDVDGIMTADPRVCDKAKIIPAISYNEVFQMADSGAKVIHPRAVEYAMRSNIPLIIKNTFTDEVGTCITQMAKIVNGKNNHHLITSIAHRSDRVQFTIQDIEVDDQHLLDLIATQNISIDLINIFPQYKVFTVDRQHQAALETLLKNSHHQYTLLEDCAKVTVIGERMTGVPGVMARIVKALQKAHIEILQTADSLTTIGCLIRQDNVSRAVSALHDEFLL